A DNA window from Verrucomicrobiota bacterium contains the following coding sequences:
- a CDS encoding ferredoxin yields the protein MASEEDKYDQNVKGIYYVDNQCIDCDLCRETAPENFTRDDDGGHSFVFKQPESEEEKSQCDEAMEGCPVEAIGDDGS from the coding sequence ATGGCTAGTGAAGAAGATAAGTATGACCAGAATGTCAAAGGAATTTACTATGTGGATAACCAGTGTATAGACTGTGATCTATGCCGCGAAACTGCACCTGAAAACTTTACTCGCGACGATGATGGTGGACATTCCTTTGTCTTCAAACAGCCTGAAAGTGAAGAAGAGAAATCTCAATGTGATGAAGCAATGGAAGGGTGTCCAGTAGAGGCTATTGGCGATGATGGCTCTTAG